Proteins encoded together in one Myxococcales bacterium window:
- the ispH gene encoding 4-hydroxy-3-methylbut-2-enyl diphosphate reductase, whose translation MKFILAQSAGFCFGVRRAVDLVLAESAAQHGGITTYGPLVHNPQVIELLTLREVNCVDNLDLIREGMAVIRTHGVPPEAVDDLRGRGLEILDATCPKVRAVQKVIEKHATEGRTIVIFGEREHPEVVGLVGAARGRPCHVVLDPEQFDALGLPPETPLTLVAQTTANRQRFLAFVAHAQARHPQCDVRHTICDATETRQAEVRELAKQVQAMIVVGGRNSGNTRRLAAISQDLGLPTWHVETADELDGLDFSAYDKVGVTAGASTPSWIIDRVMNRLNEMEEEKSRPLLAWSRRLIESLTSMHFTTGLAAGSLAYVGAVLMGLDFRLDFFLLVGCYVLAMHVLNRFAETGVDKFRDDPKRQVFYRRHSSGLWTLGIGAGLLSILLGFQLGVIPFIFVLIASIIGVLYSVRVVPKSWMGFLGFRRLKDIAASKNFFVASAWALVSIFPLFFVTATHDWGRLILSFFFLFVVTGIRSVLLDLSDMTSDRLVGRETIPLALGPDRTRRLVTVVVTGLTLGLFATAGLGWLPGLAWLLGFWTLFELLYFRYFYRSRKLPTLTRDLWVDLHFIAAGLLALGWRLLNA comes from the coding sequence ATGAAATTCATTCTCGCCCAAAGCGCCGGTTTCTGCTTCGGTGTGCGCCGGGCCGTCGACCTGGTGCTCGCCGAAAGCGCGGCGCAGCACGGCGGCATCACCACCTACGGGCCGCTGGTGCACAATCCGCAGGTCATCGAACTGCTGACCCTGCGGGAGGTGAACTGCGTCGACAACCTCGATCTGATCCGCGAGGGAATGGCGGTCATCCGGACCCACGGCGTGCCGCCCGAGGCGGTCGACGACCTGCGCGGACGCGGCCTGGAAATCCTCGACGCCACCTGTCCGAAGGTGCGCGCCGTTCAGAAAGTCATCGAAAAACACGCGACGGAAGGCCGGACGATCGTCATTTTCGGTGAACGCGAGCACCCCGAGGTGGTCGGGCTGGTCGGGGCGGCGCGCGGCCGGCCGTGCCATGTCGTCCTCGACCCGGAACAGTTCGACGCGCTGGGCTTGCCGCCGGAAACGCCGCTGACCCTGGTGGCGCAGACGACGGCCAACCGGCAGCGCTTCCTTGCGTTCGTCGCGCACGCGCAGGCGCGCCATCCGCAGTGCGACGTCCGCCACACGATCTGCGACGCCACCGAGACGCGCCAGGCGGAAGTCCGCGAACTGGCGAAACAGGTGCAGGCGATGATCGTCGTCGGCGGCCGCAACAGCGGCAACACCCGGCGCCTCGCGGCCATCAGCCAGGACCTGGGCCTGCCGACCTGGCACGTCGAAACGGCCGACGAACTCGACGGGCTGGATTTCTCGGCTTACGACAAGGTCGGCGTCACCGCGGGCGCCAGCACGCCGAGTTGGATCATCGACCGGGTGATGAACCGCCTGAACGAGATGGAAGAGGAAAAGTCGCGGCCGTTGCTGGCGTGGAGCCGTCGCCTGATCGAGTCGCTGACCTCGATGCACTTCACCACGGGGCTGGCGGCCGGTTCGCTGGCGTACGTCGGCGCGGTGCTGATGGGCCTGGATTTCCGCCTCGATTTCTTCCTGCTGGTCGGCTGCTACGTCCTGGCGATGCACGTGCTCAACCGGTTCGCCGAAACCGGGGTCGACAAGTTCCGCGACGACCCGAAGCGGCAGGTTTTCTACCGCCGCCATTCGTCCGGCTTGTGGACCCTGGGCATCGGCGCGGGGCTGCTGTCGATCCTGCTCGGTTTTCAGCTCGGCGTCATTCCGTTCATCTTCGTGCTGATCGCCTCGATCATCGGGGTGCTGTATTCGGTGCGGGTCGTGCCGAAATCCTGGATGGGGTTCCTCGGCTTCCGCCGCCTGAAGGACATCGCGGCCAGCAAGAACTTTTTCGTCGCCTCGGCCTGGGCGCTGGTCAGCATTTTCCCGCTCTTTTTCGTGACCGCGACCCACGATTGGGGCCGGCTGATCCTTTCCTTCTTCTTTCTGTTCGTGGTCACCGGCATCCGGTCGGTGTTGCTCGACCTGTCGGACATGACCTCCGATCGGCTGGTCGGCCGCGAAACCATTCCGCTGGCCCTCGGCCCGGATCGCACCCGCCGGCTGGTGACGGTCGTGGTCACCGGTCTGACGCTGGGCTTGTTCGCGACGGCGGGCTTGGGCTGGCTGCCCGGGCTGGCGTGGTTGTTGGGATTCTGGACCCTGTTCGAACTGTTGTACTTCCGCTATTTCTACCGGTCGCGGAAATTGCCGACGCTGACCCGCGACCTATGGGTCGATCTGCATTTCATCGCCGCCGGCCTGCTGGCGCTGGGTTGGCGGCTGCTTAATGCTTGA
- a CDS encoding TRAP transporter large permease subunit — MMIPLLLLLAAILGAPLFIVIAASALNGFHTGGIDISVVVLEINRIVDMPVLVTIPLFTFAGYLMGESGTPKRLLELSRAALGWMPGGLTVVTMSVCAAFTALTGASGVTIIALGSLLYPALLAEKYPEKFSLGAITTTGSLGLLFPPAIPLILFGVVAEASIDKLFLAGIAPGLLMVVLLSAYGMYVAQRAKIPLRKFEWAALGRAMRSAAWELPLPFLVLGGIYSGYFAISEAAAVTAFYVLIVEVFIYREVPLRKLPSVMARSMTLVGGILVILGASLASTNYLIDQQVPMKLFEIVRQHISSKYTFLMLLNVFLLILGCLLDIFSAIVLIVPLLLPIAANYGINPIHLGIIFLANMQIGYNTPPVGMNLFIASYRFNEPVVKLYRASVPFILILLLVVLLITYVPAISLTLAGM, encoded by the coding sequence ATGATGATTCCACTGCTGTTGTTGTTGGCCGCGATTCTGGGCGCTCCGCTTTTTATCGTCATCGCCGCCAGCGCGCTCAACGGTTTTCACACCGGCGGCATCGACATCTCGGTGGTCGTGCTGGAGATCAACCGCATCGTGGACATGCCGGTGCTGGTCACCATTCCGCTGTTCACCTTCGCCGGGTACCTGATGGGCGAATCCGGCACGCCCAAGCGGCTGCTGGAGCTGTCGCGCGCCGCGTTGGGTTGGATGCCCGGCGGCCTGACGGTCGTGACGATGTCGGTCTGCGCCGCGTTCACCGCGCTGACCGGCGCGTCGGGCGTGACGATCATCGCCCTCGGCTCGTTGCTTTACCCGGCGCTGCTCGCCGAGAAATACCCCGAAAAGTTCAGCCTGGGCGCGATCACCACCACGGGCAGCCTGGGGCTTTTGTTTCCGCCGGCCATTCCGCTGATTCTGTTCGGCGTCGTCGCCGAGGCCAGCATCGACAAGCTTTTTCTGGCGGGCATCGCGCCGGGGCTGCTGATGGTGGTGTTGCTGTCGGCCTACGGCATGTACGTCGCGCAGCGGGCCAAGATTCCGCTCCGAAAGTTCGAGTGGGCGGCGCTGGGCCGGGCGATGCGCAGCGCCGCGTGGGAACTGCCGCTGCCGTTCCTGGTTCTGGGCGGCATCTACTCCGGCTATTTCGCGATTTCCGAGGCCGCCGCCGTGACGGCCTTCTACGTGCTGATCGTCGAGGTGTTCATTTACCGGGAAGTGCCGCTGCGCAAGCTGCCGTCGGTGATGGCGCGCAGCATGACGCTGGTCGGCGGCATCCTGGTCATCCTGGGCGCCAGCCTGGCGTCGACGAACTACCTGATCGACCAGCAGGTGCCGATGAAGCTGTTCGAGATCGTCCGGCAGCACATCAGCAGCAAGTACACGTTCCTCATGCTGCTCAACGTGTTCCTGCTGATCCTCGGCTGCCTGCTCGACATCTTTTCGGCGATCGTGCTGATCGTCCCGCTGCTACTACCGATTGCCGCGAATTACGGTATCAATCCGATCCACCTGGGAATCATTTTCCTGGCCAACATGCAGATCGGTTACAACACGCCGCCGGTGGGAATGAACCTGTTCATCGCCAGTTATCGGTTCAACGAGCCGGTCGTCAAACTCTACCGGGCCTCGGTGCCGTTTATCCTGATTCTGCTGCTGGTGGTGCTGTTGATCACCTACGTTCCGGCGATTTCGCTGACCCTGGCGGGAATGTAA
- a CDS encoding iron-containing alcohol dehydrogenase has product MKSIPSFYEFFCPVKIICGHKALSHLPYEMELLGVRRALVVTDQGVQAAGLLPLVEKAMRGSHCAVGATYDQTPVDSSNHVVNDVAALFRRQNCDCFVAVGGGSVIDTAKGANIVISEGTDDLMKFQGMDRLTAKMRPLIVVPTTAGTGSEATCVAVIKDVDKKVKMPFVDDRLYPHLAIIDSHMTKTMPPKITAATGMDALTHAVEAYCNLQKNPLSDALAIAAIEIVFEYLPTAVHKGADKTARLAMANAALMAGVAFSNSMVGVVHALAHATGAVARVPHGVANSIFLPYGMEYNLPKTIASMADLVGPMAVKYPAAEPRERAREAIQAVRMLRGRLHDMCGLPLTLSEAGVGRDQLEVIARTAVNDGSANYNPVELTYEDALFLLQQSF; this is encoded by the coding sequence ATGAAGTCGATTCCGTCGTTTTACGAATTTTTCTGCCCGGTCAAGATCATCTGCGGCCACAAGGCCTTGTCGCATCTGCCTTACGAGATGGAACTGCTCGGGGTTCGCCGGGCGCTGGTCGTCACCGACCAGGGCGTGCAGGCCGCGGGCCTGCTGCCGCTGGTCGAGAAGGCGATGCGCGGTTCGCACTGCGCGGTGGGCGCGACGTATGACCAGACGCCGGTCGACTCCAGCAACCATGTCGTCAACGATGTGGCCGCCCTGTTTCGCCGGCAGAATTGCGACTGTTTCGTGGCGGTGGGCGGCGGCAGCGTCATCGACACGGCCAAGGGCGCGAACATCGTGATTTCCGAGGGCACCGACGACCTGATGAAGTTCCAGGGCATGGACCGGCTGACGGCCAAGATGCGGCCACTCATCGTCGTGCCCACCACCGCCGGCACGGGGTCGGAAGCCACTTGCGTGGCGGTCATCAAGGATGTCGACAAGAAAGTCAAAATGCCGTTCGTCGACGACCGCCTCTATCCGCACCTGGCGATCATCGATTCGCACATGACCAAGACCATGCCCCCGAAAATCACCGCCGCGACGGGGATGGACGCGTTGACCCACGCCGTCGAGGCCTATTGCAACCTGCAGAAAAACCCGCTTTCCGACGCGCTGGCGATCGCGGCGATCGAGATCGTCTTCGAGTACCTGCCGACGGCGGTGCACAAGGGCGCCGACAAAACGGCCCGCCTGGCGATGGCCAACGCCGCCCTGATGGCGGGCGTCGCGTTTTCGAATTCCATGGTCGGCGTGGTGCACGCGCTGGCGCACGCGACCGGCGCCGTGGCCCGCGTGCCGCACGGCGTCGCCAACTCGATCTTTCTGCCGTACGGCATGGAATACAACCTGCCCAAAACCATCGCCAGCATGGCCGATCTCGTCGGCCCGATGGCCGTCAAGTATCCGGCGGCCGAACCGCGCGAGCGTGCCCGCGAGGCGATCCAGGCCGTGCGCATGCTGCGCGGCCGGTTGCACGATATGTGCGGTCTGCCGTTGACGCTCAGCGAGGCGGGCGTCGGCCGCGACCAGCTCGAGGTCATCGCCCGCACGGCCGTCAACGACGGTTCGGCCAACTACAATCCGGTGGAACTGACTTACGAGGACGCGCTGTTCCTGCTGCAACAGTCTTTTTGA
- a CDS encoding TRAP transporter small permease encodes MEKKEKPLALRLLHGLEELVLTLLLLTMIVLAFGQIVLRNFFGVSLIWADAFLRYMVLWVAIFGAMVATREYNHITVDLLSHLLPPRGKAAVAVVTDLFAGGVSLLLAYAGVLFLRDEMAGGELAFGPVPNWAAEVILPIGLAIIGLRFLFHAGRHLHQAVRGVQAAEKAGGSPS; translated from the coding sequence ATGGAGAAGAAGGAAAAGCCGCTGGCGCTGCGCCTGCTGCACGGTTTGGAAGAACTGGTCCTGACGCTGTTGTTGTTGACGATGATCGTCCTGGCGTTCGGGCAGATCGTCCTGCGCAATTTCTTCGGCGTCAGCCTGATCTGGGCCGACGCCTTCCTGCGATATATGGTTCTGTGGGTGGCGATTTTCGGCGCGATGGTCGCGACGCGCGAATACAATCACATCACCGTCGACCTGCTGTCGCACCTGTTGCCGCCGCGCGGCAAGGCGGCGGTGGCGGTCGTGACCGACCTGTTCGCCGGCGGAGTCAGCCTGCTGCTGGCTTACGCCGGGGTGCTGTTTTTACGCGATGAAATGGCCGGCGGCGAACTGGCTTTCGGGCCGGTGCCGAACTGGGCGGCCGAGGTGATTCTACCCATCGGCCTGGCGATCATCGGTCTGCGGTTCCTGTTCCACGCCGGCCGGCATCTGCATCAGGCGGTGCGCGGCGTGCAGGCCGCCGAGAAAGCGGGGGGATCGCCGTCATGA
- a CDS encoding SCP2 sterol-binding domain-containing protein, which yields MNFSDISVSHLAKSAVASSALVAVGVAFELAARYDPELREELSRWRNGEVFSMGILPKGPYISIRCANGEAQYLGLGMRDPDVAILFKNLDAAMLVFTGQIGTHTAAAEKRFIIRGNISESMKIARALSIVQAYVFPRFIVMKTYKKPPAVSAQRLWIKAKIYAGLTPALLTKIARRA from the coding sequence ATGAATTTTTCCGACATATCCGTTTCCCATCTGGCCAAGTCGGCCGTCGCTTCGTCGGCGCTGGTCGCGGTGGGGGTGGCCTTCGAACTGGCGGCCAGGTACGACCCCGAATTGCGGGAGGAACTGTCGCGCTGGCGCAACGGCGAGGTGTTCTCCATGGGCATCCTGCCCAAGGGCCCGTACATTTCCATCCGTTGCGCGAACGGCGAGGCCCAATACCTGGGGCTGGGCATGCGCGATCCCGATGTCGCCATTCTGTTTAAGAATCTCGACGCGGCGATGCTGGTCTTTACCGGCCAGATCGGCACGCATACCGCGGCCGCCGAAAAACGGTTCATCATTCGCGGCAACATCTCCGAAAGCATGAAAATCGCCCGCGCCCTGAGCATCGTTCAGGCGTACGTTTTTCCCCGCTTCATCGTGATGAAAACCTACAAAAAACCGCCCGCGGTCTCGGCCCAGCGGCTGTGGATCAAGGCGAAAATCTATGCCGGGTTGACGCCGGCGTTGCTGACCAAAATAGCCCGGCGGGCGTAA
- the dctP gene encoding TRAP transporter substrate-binding protein DctP translates to MKRWFGTLFAVALLATLVLAMPGRTAPSFVLKVATISPDNSALTNAMNAAAKEIEQRTAGRVGLRVYPGGVMGNDSVVLRKMRTGQIHGSTFTAGGVSTVYRDYQVLSLPLLFQDYREVDMVRAKIEPRLNQGLEAAGYVSTGIMEAGFVYMMSNSPITTLENLKGHKVWIPEGDPIGQRAFKALGVPPVPLPLSDVLTGLQTGLLDTVSSSPVGTVVLQWFTKVKYLTETPLLYSYGTLAFTKQAWNQIPAADQPVVREILVRNLKRVDVQNRIDNERALETLKRQGIQFVKIQPDNLPRMQTIASQTIDSLVREGQFTAALVAEVRSITQTVRQGK, encoded by the coding sequence ATGAAACGCTGGTTTGGAACCCTGTTTGCCGTGGCGCTCCTCGCGACTCTCGTCCTGGCCATGCCCGGCCGGACCGCGCCTTCGTTCGTGCTGAAGGTGGCCACCATCTCCCCCGACAACTCCGCGCTGACCAACGCGATGAACGCGGCGGCCAAGGAAATCGAACAGCGGACCGCGGGGCGGGTCGGCTTGCGCGTCTACCCCGGCGGCGTGATGGGCAACGATTCGGTCGTGCTGCGCAAAATGCGCACCGGCCAGATTCACGGCTCGACGTTCACCGCCGGCGGCGTTTCGACCGTCTACCGCGATTACCAGGTGCTCAGCTTGCCGCTGCTGTTCCAGGATTACCGCGAAGTGGACATGGTGCGGGCGAAAATCGAGCCGCGGCTCAATCAGGGCCTCGAGGCGGCCGGTTACGTTTCGACCGGCATCATGGAGGCGGGCTTCGTTTACATGATGAGCAACTCGCCGATCACCACCCTCGAAAACCTCAAGGGCCACAAGGTGTGGATTCCCGAAGGCGATCCGATCGGCCAGCGGGCCTTTAAGGCCCTCGGTGTGCCGCCGGTGCCGCTGCCCTTGTCCGACGTGTTGACCGGCCTGCAAACCGGCCTGCTCGATACCGTCAGCAGTTCGCCGGTGGGCACGGTCGTGCTGCAGTGGTTCACCAAGGTGAAGTACCTCACCGAAACCCCCTTGCTGTATTCCTACGGCACGCTGGCTTTCACCAAGCAGGCCTGGAACCAGATTCCGGCGGCGGATCAGCCGGTCGTGCGCGAAATCCTGGTGCGCAACCTCAAACGGGTGGACGTGCAAAACCGCATCGACAACGAACGGGCGCTGGAAACCCTGAAACGCCAGGGGATCCAGTTCGTGAAAATCCAACCCGACAACCTGCCGCGGATGCAAACGATCGCCAGCCAGACGATCGACTCGCTGGTGAGGGAAGGCCAGTTCACCGCGGCGTTGGTGGCCGAGGTGCGGTCGATCACCCAAACGGTGCGCCAAGGGAAATAA